CCAAAGTTAGCTATTAAAAAATAAGTTTAACTGATTTTATAAAAACTCTAATTCTTTATAGATGGTGTTAACTTGATTGAAAATATTTTAAAAAAAGCAGAAAACGAAAAAAAATTAACTGATGATGAATTCTTAACATTATTTTCAATTGATGAGCCAGAAAACTTAAAAAAATTATATCAGACTGCAGTCAATATCAGGAACAATCATTCAAAAATAATTAAATTAACATCAACGGTCCACATTACCAACAAATGTCAGGTGCAACCTAGATGCAAATACTGTGGATTTGCTGTTAACACTTCCAGAGACGGATATTACAATGCTTTTTATAAAAGTGATGAGGAAATCTATAAAGCAGTCAAATCTATTGAAGAAGCACGTATCCCTCGTGTAAGCTGTTCTGGAGGCCATGGTTATAAAGGAAAGCAGGCAGTGCATGCTGCAGAAATTGTAAAAGGAGATACTGAACTGGAAATTCTTGTAAATGTTGGTGCTGACTTAACTGAGAAATCAATAAACAGATTAGCTGAATTAAATGCCGATACAGTTTGTTGTAATCTTGAAACTACAAATGAAGAGGTTTTCAACTATGTTAAACCTGGGGAAACTTTAGAAGATAGGGTAAATGTATGTGAAATGGTATCCGATGCAGGTATCGAATTGTCTTCAGGTTTGTTGTTAGGTCTTGGTGAATCAAACGAAGACCGCCTAGAACATTTAAGATTCCTTAATAATTTTAAAACATTAGGAGAAATTCCAATTATGGGCTTTAACCCATACAATGACACTCCAATGGAAAATCATCCTCCTTGTCCTTTGGATGATCAATTGAAAGTAGTCAGTATTGTAAGAATAATGTATCCTGAAATAAGAATTACTGTTCCGACACCTACAATCGGACCAAAAAATGTAGAATATTCTTTAAATGCAGGTGCAAGTAATTTAGCTACTGTAATAGCAGACAATTATCCATTGGAAGTAAAAGGAGTTGGTTCTCCAACTTACGGAAACTTGAGTGAAGTTGTTTCCGTTATTGAAAGTTTAGGACTTTATCCACAATACCTATAATCTTTTTTTAAAGTGGTGAAAATGGCATTCGAAAAGATAATTAAAAATGCTTATGAAGAATCAGAAAACGGTACTCGAAAAGGAGATACGTTTGAAGAGTTAGCGGCAATACAAAATTATATTAAAAATGCTGAAAAAATTTATATTCCAAATAAAAATGGAATTAAAGTCGATGTTTTAAATAGGGTTTTGAATGAATATGGACTTCCTAATGCAGAAATACTTCAAATTAACACAAATGCTGCTGATGCCCATAGGATTCCTGCTTTAGGAAAAGCTTACATGGCCCTGGATCAAAGTGAAGCAGATTTAATAATTGCTAGAGGCCGTCTTGGAGTGCCTGGATCAGGATCACTCCTGTTATTTATGGACAATAAAGGAAGAATCCTAACTGCAGGAACTTCCCCATCACATGTTGTTCATGGAAAAAGCTTAGAGGAAGCTGTTGAAAGCGAAGCGAATGAAGCTTTGATAAAAATTGGTTTTAAAAAGGTTAAATAATGACAGTCAATGATTTTGATACTGGAATAACTGATGAAGTATTTACAATTAAATCAACTATTAAGCTATTGGATATTTTTGATGAAATAATAGAAAAAAAGTCTGCAGTTTGTTATGACTGGGCGATTCAATTTGAAAAAACCGACAAGGTTGTTGTAATTGGAACTTATTTTACTGGAATTGGAATTGTCAAAAAACTTTCCAAATATTTTGATGAAGTTTTACTAGTTGATATATATCCACACTTAGAAGAGTTTATAGATTCGCCAATAGGTGAAAGCATAAGCCAGGAAGATAAAAGCAAAATTAAGTTTTCAAGTGATCTAAGCCTAATATATAGTGGAGATATTGTTATTGACACTACTGGTTTTGGAGGAATAAACGAAGAACAGTCTGCAAAGTTTGATGTTAAAGGTTTTCTCATAGAAGATCCTGTAGCTGAAGATAACGACAGGCTGTTAGAAAATAAGAATAACATTCACGAACGTTTAAGCCTTGTAAAAAGTCCTAAAAAAGCCATACTTAAAACCAAAGGTCTTGATACAAAAACATCAGGAACAATGACTTTAACCATCGGTGTTTTGACAAGCTCCATAAATAAAGCGTTATCTATTGAAGGTGTTCTTTATGCAGCTTGTGAAATGGGCTTTTTTGAAGAGCTTATTTTTAAAAAGAAAGACATCGTTGGATTTTTCCAAGCAGTAAGCAAAGAAGCTATGAAAATATCAACAATAAACCTGTTCGAATGTGATGAAATACTAAAAGAAGAGATAAGTGCTATCAATTCAGAAATTATAATTCAAGATTAAAATGTTGTTAAAAGAACTTGAAACCCTGATTACATCACAAGTTTCTCCAAAATTAGCCATTCCAAATGATTTTATTGGATTTATGGACGATTACGATACAAGCCAGAATATTGAAAACATTAAAATATTCATGGACATATACCCAAAATATGACAATGATCTTGAAAAAACTCTTATTTTAACACACCATAAACCTCTTTTTACTCCAAAAACACCAACTTATGTTTTGCATTCAAATTGGGATGTCATAAATGGCGGGTCAAATGATGCATTGGCAAAATCCCTGGATCTAAAAGTGGTTGACGTTTTTGATAAAAACTTGGGAATTGGCAGAATTTGCGAACCTGAAGATAAAAATAGCTTTTTAGATAATTTGAAGTCACGATTTAAGGAAATAAGAATGGTTGGAGAATTGAACAAATTAAACAGGATTGGAATAATATCTGGCTTCGGACTTAAAAATCCGAATTATGTTAGATTGGCTAAAGATAGAAATGTCGATACTTTGATATCCGGCGACTTGACTCAAGAAACTGCAGTTCTTGCAATTAATGAAGGAATATCCTTAATTGATTTGGGCCACCACAACAGTGAAGTTCCAGGATTATTGAAACTTAAAGAACTTTTTAAAGATTGTAACTTGAATGTAGAAGTGGTAAACCAACCTCCATGGGAAAGTTTATAATATATGATAATTTATATTATAATATTTATATAAGGTGTTATATTAGGTGAAACTATGATTGATGAAATGGAAAGTAAAATGATTCCAAAAGGCAGAATAGATTTAATTGGGTTCGGAAGACTCGGTTTAAGAACTGGAATTAATTTAATACAAGTCCACAGAGGAGGACCAGTAGAAATTGGGGCATTTGACGGTCAGAAAATTTCAGGATCCGACATAATTTTTACATTGATGGGAGCTAAAGAAGGAGATTATAAAACAGACTTCTTTAAACAAATTTGTACACATGATAAAGATTATAGAAAAATAATCAGCATTCCGGAATATGTAAATGAAGATAACTTAGATTTAATAAAAGGAGATGTCGTGGTTATTGAAATTGCAGGAGGAAATACAATCCCCACCGCAGCAAGCATAATAAAACACGTTCATTCCTATGGTGGAAAAACAATAGGAACCGCAGGAATATTTGGAATTGGTGACACAGAAGTTACAGCAAAGGACATATCAGAGTTTGATGATTCAAATCCTGCAGTAAACGAGCTTAGAGCAGCTGGAATAACTGAAAACCATACAATTGTAACTACCAATAAATTCATTAGAGACATGGAACCTGTAACTCCTTATATGCTAGACAAGGTTGCAGAAAAAATTACAGAAATCTCTTTAAGAGAGCTAAACGATATTTATGATTAAGATAGCTACTGCAGAGTGTTTTACTCATGGAAAGATAGGGCGTGAAATCCATGCCCTTGCCCAAGATTACGAAGGTAACTTTGGACGAGATTACATCGAAAATCCATTAGAATACGGAGATTTCGATTATAAAACACTTAGCGTTAATTGTAGTCTATTTATTCCAACAATTGAAGCTGTTCAGACAATTTTACAAGTCGAGAATCCTCCAGAACCAAAAGAGCTTATCAAAGGAATAAAAGTTTACAATGAAAAGCAGGATTTGGAGGTTTCCAAAATAATGGCTGAAGCCGTGAAAAAATTAACCGGATGTGACATTGCCATCGGAACCACTGCAGGAATAGGTCGTGGTGGAATAACAATAATCAGCGACGATTTTGAAATTTCAACAACAAGCGACATTAATGCTGATTTAAGAGAAAATAATAGTGAAAATCTTTTTTTACGACAGGAGTCTGGAATTGACAAAACATTGAAAATCCTTCTATTGGCTTTAAATGAAAAATTTTCAGAAATTGAAAAAATAGAAAATACGAAACTAATTTTAAAATAAGTTAAAAAACGAGAGCCTTAGGGGGGATTCGAACCCCCGACTTCTACCTTACCAAGGTAGCGCTCTACCAGCTGAGCCACTAAGGCAAAATCGAGAAATAATTATAAAATAGTGCAGGGGAAGGGATTCGAACCCTCGAAGGCCTATACCAGAGGATCTTAAGTCCTCCCCCTTTGGCCGCTCGGGCACCCCTGCAAAAATAACAACAATATAATGTTGATTTTTATCTTATTTAAATATATCGGTTTAAATGGGAAAATATAAAAAACTACATAAATATTATAAACAATTAAACATAAATGTTAATATCATACTATAAAAAAATATTAATTGGTGAGGAAATTTGATTAAAATAGATTCTGAAGAATGTGCCGTTTGTAAAGATTGTATTGACGTATGTCCGGAAGAAGCAATAGAACAAAAAGTGTATAATATTGTCATTCATGCAGACAAATGTACACAATGCGAAGAATGCATTGACGTATGTTCTGTTGGTGCTATATACAATGATGACGATGAATAAGGTTTGAAAAAATGAAAAAACCAAAATTTACATTTATTGATTATTTAATTATAATTATTGTAATTGTAGCTATTTTATTTGCATTTATGCATATAACATCCGATAATCAAAATGAGACAGAATCCTCTTCATACGATTCGTCCACCTTAAATAAAATTGTTGAGAAATATCTTGGATATTATAACAAAGGAGAAATCGTCCATACAACCGTCGATGGTACAAACTCCAAAAACAATGAACATATTTCAGTTAAAGGAGAAATAATCTGGATGGATGATGAGCGAGGAAACTATGTTAAGGCCTTAGTAAAATCCGGGAATGAAACCTATTTGTGCGGATTATACAAGGATATTCCTGCAGCAGACATCTACATTGAAAAAATGTCCCTTGAAGTGGATGGATCAAAGTATTCAAATCTTACTGAATTTACAATAAAAGCTAAAAACATTAGTTCAACAATGGATTTGAATAAAGGATTGGAAAATTATTCCAATTATGAAATCTCAACAGGCATTGCTGTTGATAACTTGGATAGCTTGAAATTCCAACAATTAAATAATGTGGAGTTTGAAAACGGCAGAGTCCCATTTAAGTTGACAGATATTGGAATATTCCAAAAATTAATGGTTGTTAGAGCTTCACCAGATGACATAACAACTGCAGACAATATTTTGGGAAATATAAACGGTGAAACCGAAAATATATTTCTTAGAGTTTATAACTGTACAGCAAATGAGCAGAAATTCATTGAAGATAACTTTGATGTAGTGAATGTTAAAACCTATTAAATGGTAAAAATATGAGTTTAATATATTCAAAATTAACTGCAGTGTTAAATAAAATCACTTACGAATTTCGCAGGTCTTTTATTTTTACCACTATTTTTTCTATTTTAACTTTCATTGAAAAACAATGGGTAAATAGCTATTTTAAAAGTTTTTATCCATCCGAAAACTTTTTGGATTTTTTAAATAAAAATAAAATAATTAGAAATTATCTTTTCTCCCCATTAATCATTCTTTTTGTTTTTGCAATATTTCTGATTTTATCTTTAAACAGGCTTACGGATAGCCTAATCATGACTTTAATAATAGCTTTCGTATTCTTTTTTGTGGGAGCTGTTGTTTTACCTCGTTTTTTTATTAGGAACTCTTCTAAAAAACCGGCATTGTCATTTAATGCAAAAGACATGTACAGCATTGGTTTTTGTTTAATCATATTGTCAATAGTGTTTTTCTTCATAAGCATTGCATCTGTTGGTGGAATTCCACTTTTAAAACCTTCAATCAGATATCTATTAAAACCTGCATTTACCATGCCCGTATTTTTAATCATTCCTGGAATTTGCATTGTAGGAAGCGTTTATCTCCAATATTATAAAGAAAATAAGATTAGCAGATCCCAGATAAGATTTAGATTGTTGGTATTGATTCTTATTAGCGGTGCATTGTTATTGGGTTTGGGTTATAGAACCCCTTTGCTTGCCGCTCTCCTCATCATGATAATAATGGGATATTATGGAAAGGTTTTGTCACCTTGGGAAGTTGTAATCGGAGCATTGATTGGTGTAGGAGCAATTATTGGAATCGGCTATTTCAGGTCAGTTAGTGAATATACTATAACTGCCACAAGCCCATTCTATGCATTGCAATCCAGAGCCGATTTTACATTGCATGTTCTTGATTTGCTGAATTACATTAGTGGGGACTTTGGATTGACAAAAGGATCATTGTTAGCAAGCTCAATTCCCGGAAGTGAATTAGGACCTCGTATGATGATTGGAAAGTTAATTTCATGGAGAACAGAGGTTACTGTAACACCGACATTGATTGGGCAGATGGTGGTTGACTTTGGACGTGTTGGAGTTGCTGTTGAAATGTGCATTCTCGGATTTATCTTGGGAATCGGATTTAAGATAATGAGAATGACCGACAATTATTTTTACATTGGCCTATACAGCCTGCTGTTAACATATTCAA
The genomic region above belongs to Methanobrevibacter sp. and contains:
- the hmdB gene encoding 5,10-methenyltetrahydromethanopterin hydrogenase cofactor biosynthesis protein HmdB codes for the protein MIENILKKAENEKKLTDDEFLTLFSIDEPENLKKLYQTAVNIRNNHSKIIKLTSTVHITNKCQVQPRCKYCGFAVNTSRDGYYNAFYKSDEEIYKAVKSIEEARIPRVSCSGGHGYKGKQAVHAAEIVKGDTELEILVNVGADLTEKSINRLAELNADTVCCNLETTNEEVFNYVKPGETLEDRVNVCEMVSDAGIELSSGLLLGLGESNEDRLEHLRFLNNFKTLGEIPIMGFNPYNDTPMENHPPCPLDDQLKVVSIVRIMYPEIRITVPTPTIGPKNVEYSLNAGASNLATVIADNYPLEVKGVGSPTYGNLSEVVSVIESLGLYPQYL
- a CDS encoding DUF3236 domain-containing protein; translated protein: MAFEKIIKNAYEESENGTRKGDTFEELAAIQNYIKNAEKIYIPNKNGIKVDVLNRVLNEYGLPNAEILQINTNAADAHRIPALGKAYMALDQSEADLIIARGRLGVPGSGSLLLFMDNKGRILTAGTSPSHVVHGKSLEEAVESEANEALIKIGFKKVK
- a CDS encoding SAM-dependent methyltransferase HcgC family protein; this encodes MTVNDFDTGITDEVFTIKSTIKLLDIFDEIIEKKSAVCYDWAIQFEKTDKVVVIGTYFTGIGIVKKLSKYFDEVLLVDIYPHLEEFIDSPIGESISQEDKSKIKFSSDLSLIYSGDIVIDTTGFGGINEEQSAKFDVKGFLIEDPVAEDNDRLLENKNNIHERLSLVKSPKKAILKTKGLDTKTSGTMTLTIGVLTSSINKALSIEGVLYAACEMGFFEELIFKKKDIVGFFQAVSKEAMKISTINLFECDEILKEEISAINSEIIIQD
- a CDS encoding Nif3-like dinuclear metal center hexameric protein, which translates into the protein MLLKELETLITSQVSPKLAIPNDFIGFMDDYDTSQNIENIKIFMDIYPKYDNDLEKTLILTHHKPLFTPKTPTYVLHSNWDVINGGSNDALAKSLDLKVVDVFDKNLGIGRICEPEDKNSFLDNLKSRFKEIRMVGELNKLNRIGIISGFGLKNPNYVRLAKDRNVDTLISGDLTQETAVLAINEGISLIDLGHHNSEVPGLLKLKELFKDCNLNVEVVNQPPWESL
- a CDS encoding UPF0254 family protein is translated as MIKIATAECFTHGKIGREIHALAQDYEGNFGRDYIENPLEYGDFDYKTLSVNCSLFIPTIEAVQTILQVENPPEPKELIKGIKVYNEKQDLEVSKIMAEAVKKLTGCDIAIGTTAGIGRGGITIISDDFEISTTSDINADLRENNSENLFLRQESGIDKTLKILLLALNEKFSEIEKIENTKLILK
- a CDS encoding 4Fe-4S binding protein is translated as MKIDSEECAVCKDCIDVCPEEAIEQKVYNIVIHADKCTQCEECIDVCSVGAIYNDDDE
- a CDS encoding adhesin, producing the protein MKKPKFTFIDYLIIIIVIVAILFAFMHITSDNQNETESSSYDSSTLNKIVEKYLGYYNKGEIVHTTVDGTNSKNNEHISVKGEIIWMDDERGNYVKALVKSGNETYLCGLYKDIPAADIYIEKMSLEVDGSKYSNLTEFTIKAKNISSTMDLNKGLENYSNYEISTGIAVDNLDSLKFQQLNNVEFENGRVPFKLTDIGIFQKLMVVRASPDDITTADNILGNINGETENIFLRVYNCTANEQKFIEDNFDVVNVKTY
- a CDS encoding oligosaccharide repeat unit polymerase family protein, producing MSLIYSKLTAVLNKITYEFRRSFIFTTIFSILTFIEKQWVNSYFKSFYPSENFLDFLNKNKIIRNYLFSPLIILFVFAIFLILSLNRLTDSLIMTLIIAFVFFFVGAVVLPRFFIRNSSKKPALSFNAKDMYSIGFCLIILSIVFFFISIASVGGIPLLKPSIRYLLKPAFTMPVFLIIPGICIVGSVYLQYYKENKISRSQIRFRLLVLILISGALLLGLGYRTPLLAALLIMIIMGYYGKVLSPWEVVIGALIGVGAIIGIGYFRSVSEYTITATSPFYALQSRADFTLHVLDLLNYISGDFGLTKGSLLASSIPGSELGPRMMIGKLISWRTEVTVTPTLIGQMVVDFGRVGVAVEMCILGFILGIGFKIMRMTDNYFYIGLYSLLLTYSILGVETGILDIQVLGYFAIAILVYAIYIVKNIKNEEKI